In Syngnathus acus chromosome 5, fSynAcu1.2, whole genome shotgun sequence, a genomic segment contains:
- the tsfm gene encoding elongation factor Ts, mitochondrial has translation MSLSFLFRSLSKDVAKVSSHTLHSACHPLLAADKSLLVKLRKSTGYTFINCKKALETFDNDIAQAEAWLHEQAQKEGWSKANKLEGRKAKEGLIGVFVRDQVAVMVEVNCETDFVARNEKFQQLVKDVAFSTLAHHQNKSQSQTGYMKSLLVSEELSKLNVSDGATLADQVALSIGRLGENMSVRRAVTVSVPTEWNIGSYVHGGVAGQTEVAMGRYGALVVFQGGKEEEQQSLGRKLGQHIVGEAPSSLGNMDDLPCGESETRLLPQTFLGDPSRTVAQFLKGQQARVLDFVRFHCGESAGEETK, from the exons GTCAGCAGTCACACTTTGCACTCAGCATGCCATCCTCTTCTGGCGGCTGACAAGAGCCTCCTGGTCAAATTGAGAAAAAGCACTGGGTACACCTTTATAAACTGCAAGAAAGCGCTGGAGACGTTTGACAATGACATAGCACAG GCGGAGGCTTGGCTGCACGAACAGGCGCAGAAGGAAGGCTGGAGCAAAGCAAACAAGCTGGAGGGTCGCAAAGCCAAGGAGGGCCTCATTGGTGTCTTTGTGAGAGATCAAGTTGCCGTCATGGTGGAG GTCAACTGCGAGACAGACTTTGTTGCCCGCAATGAGAAGTTTCAGCAGCTGGTGAAAGATGTCGCCTTCTCCACCTTAGCTCaccaccaaaataaaagccaaaGTCAGACAGGATACATGAAG AGTCTCCTAGTGTCTGAGGAACTGAGCAAACTGAACGTGTCGGATGGAGCCACCCTTGCTGATCAGGTGGCTTTAAGCATAG GTCGCCTGGGTGAGAACATGTCAGTGAGGCGGGCGGTGACCGTAAGCGTCCCCACTGAATGGAACATTGGCTCATACGTTCATGGCGGAGTGGCGGGCCAGACCGAGGTGGCCATGGGACGCTATGGCGCACTGGTTGTGTTCCAGGgcggaaaagaagaagaacagCAAAGTTTGGGTCGCAAACTGGGACAGCACATTGTGGGAGAGGCGCCCTCGTCCCTTGGGAACATGGATGACCTGCCGTGCGGTGAAAGCGAGACGCGCCTCCTGCCTCAGACCTTCCTGGGAGACCCCAGCAGGACTGTGGCCCAGTTTCTCAAAGGTCAGCAGGCCCGAGTGCTGGACTTTGTCAGGTTTCACTGTGGGGAGAGCGCTGGTGAGGAAACAAAGTGA